The following coding sequences are from one Daphnia pulex isolate KAP4 chromosome 11, ASM2113471v1 window:
- the LOC124207156 gene encoding prisilkin-39-like isoform X1 — MSRSILLKCLCVLMAVLALAEAGGRQRRQLINAIVGAALGSSGYGQPYYGGGYGGYNQGYGNYGGGRPFGYGGYNQGYNQGYGYNQGYNRPYSYNQQQGYYGGRPTNYYG; from the exons atgAGTCGTTCTATCCTG TTAAAGTGTCTGTGTGTCCTGATGGCCGTTTTGGCTTTGGCTGAGGCCGGCGGCCGCCAACGCCGGCAGCTTATCAATGCCATCGTTGGAGCCGCTTTGGGATCATCCGGTTACG GCCAACCTTATTACGGTGGTGGTTATGGTGGCTACAATCAGGGTTACGGAAACTATGGCGGTGGCCGGCCTTTTGGATACGGCGGATATAATCAGGGATACAATCAGGGATACGGTTACAATCAAGGATACAACCGCCCGTATTCCTATAATCAACAGCAGGGATACTACGGCGGAAGACCCACCAACTACTACGGttaa
- the LOC124207156 gene encoding prisilkin-39-like isoform X2 encodes MSRSILLKCLCVLMAVLALAEAGGRQRRQLINAIVGAALGSSGYGQPYYGGGYGGYNQGYGNYGGGRPFGYGGYNQGYNRPYSYNQQQGYYGGRPTNYYG; translated from the exons atgAGTCGTTCTATCCTG TTAAAGTGTCTGTGTGTCCTGATGGCCGTTTTGGCTTTGGCTGAGGCCGGCGGCCGCCAACGCCGGCAGCTTATCAATGCCATCGTTGGAGCCGCTTTGGGATCATCCGGTTACG GCCAACCTTATTACGGTGGTGGTTATGGTGGCTACAATCAGGGTTACGGAAACTATGGCGGTGGCCGGCCTTTTGGATACGGCGGATATAATCAGG GATACAACCGCCCGTATTCCTATAATCAACAGCAGGGATACTACGGCGGAAGACCCACCAACTACTACGGttaa